A DNA window from Stenotrophomonas sp. 57 contains the following coding sequences:
- a CDS encoding TonB-dependent receptor has translation MRRPAGAVHSISLSPTPLIVALVAALAGMPAAQAQSSKDAAGQDPTTLDQVQVTGIRESMQSSINKKRDDTVIADVLSADDIGDLPAPSLADAIETLTGAASTRDKTGASEISIRGLGAFLSSTNFNGREITNGSGDRSVNFNMFPAELINTVAIYKTQRADIIEGGVAGTIGLETVRPLEYGKRSVQFDLRGSWAEYDRKYHDDDGIGYRGTASYIDQFEFGNGQKLGVSLGFQRLDGTDPEESITSGSTWYACDGTQNVANANCNEVSAQAIANGAPYYLVPSSRIYRLKQERNDRQSEFAALQWRPNDVVELNVDFEHTQRNWYENRSDLSLSNARRGITQRQVDEDGIVRHLHGSTSIDSTSNRYWRGEEYTGGGLNLILRPTPAWELSTDLSYSHTNRLDSERMTRLRANQRDVNNAIVPGISSGTTGYVDYDWDWHGEVPSVALARNFDPGNWDAYTGAARATSSATENDHKIKAGRFDASFMPESGFFTRIKGGVRASQADYRLRDNTLVTDYDQRVAADKAKIIAANQACRAPFPQDDFMDAASGNTISSWAYFDPNCLYQSFRGSLDSGLDPGFQDPNNVDITEKSRALYLMGEFSSSLFGLPVTGNLGLRWVKTDVRSEGVRTGLRLEDNGDGTIRLQPTGEYSTQVFKAGNDKLLPSLNAAFELRPDVLLRVGAYRAMSRPDISALGAGRTINVSSDATYGNLADALDDISASGNPAAQPLMSWNGDLSLEWYPNPDTMLAGAVYWKQFNGGTATALVPETYTIDGQSVTVPVRQQVTTDEDSTLTGFELTATHRLSYLPKPFDGLGFKVSYNYADADYRTQDSRLGEQLASDGTIIPAIVPPAGLSGFSRHVLSGSIYWDVGRFNIQAVGKFRSHYYQDFTGNTAQQNRYYDDNTSVDLRLRYRVNKQLSLSLELMNLTNEPRVAYQPLYGNFREVVTYGRRAYFGVRYKF, from the coding sequence ATGCGGCGACCCGCCGGAGCAGTGCACAGCATCTCGTTGTCCCCCACACCCCTGATCGTGGCGCTTGTTGCCGCATTGGCGGGCATGCCCGCTGCCCAGGCGCAATCCAGCAAGGACGCGGCAGGGCAGGATCCCACCACGCTGGACCAGGTGCAGGTCACCGGCATCCGCGAATCGATGCAGAGTTCGATCAACAAGAAGCGCGACGACACGGTCATCGCAGACGTGCTTTCCGCAGATGACATCGGTGATCTTCCGGCGCCGTCGCTGGCCGACGCGATCGAGACCCTGACCGGTGCCGCTTCGACCCGCGACAAGACCGGTGCGTCGGAGATCTCGATCCGTGGCCTGGGCGCCTTCCTCAGCAGCACCAACTTCAACGGCCGCGAAATCACCAATGGCAGCGGCGACCGCTCGGTGAACTTCAACATGTTCCCGGCCGAGCTGATCAACACGGTGGCCATCTACAAGACCCAGCGTGCCGACATCATCGAAGGCGGCGTGGCCGGTACCATCGGCCTGGAAACGGTACGGCCGCTGGAATACGGCAAGCGCTCGGTGCAGTTCGACCTGCGTGGCAGCTGGGCCGAGTATGACAGGAAGTACCACGACGACGACGGCATCGGCTACCGTGGCACCGCCAGCTACATCGACCAGTTCGAGTTCGGCAACGGACAGAAGCTGGGCGTTTCGCTGGGTTTCCAACGCCTCGACGGTACCGACCCGGAAGAAAGCATCACCAGTGGTTCCACCTGGTATGCCTGCGACGGCACGCAGAACGTGGCCAATGCCAACTGCAACGAGGTCAGCGCACAGGCCATTGCCAATGGCGCGCCTTACTACCTGGTGCCGAGCAGTCGCATCTACCGCCTCAAGCAGGAACGCAACGATCGCCAGAGCGAGTTTGCCGCACTGCAGTGGCGGCCCAATGACGTGGTCGAACTGAATGTCGATTTCGAGCATACCCAGCGCAACTGGTACGAGAACCGCAGTGACCTGAGCCTGTCCAACGCCCGCCGTGGCATCACCCAGCGCCAGGTTGACGAGGACGGTATCGTGCGCCACCTGCACGGCAGCACCTCGATTGATTCGACCTCAAACCGCTACTGGCGTGGGGAGGAGTACACCGGTGGCGGCTTGAACCTGATCCTGCGCCCGACCCCAGCGTGGGAGCTGTCCACCGATCTCTCGTACTCACACACCAATCGCCTCGACAGCGAACGGATGACGCGGCTGCGCGCCAACCAGCGTGATGTCAACAATGCCATCGTGCCCGGCATCAGCAGCGGGACGACGGGGTATGTCGACTACGACTGGGACTGGCACGGCGAGGTGCCGAGCGTTGCCCTGGCGCGGAATTTCGATCCCGGCAACTGGGACGCCTACACGGGCGCGGCGCGGGCGACTTCCAGCGCCACCGAGAATGATCACAAGATCAAGGCTGGCCGCTTCGATGCCAGCTTCATGCCGGAGTCCGGCTTCTTCACCCGCATCAAGGGCGGCGTGCGCGCGAGCCAGGCCGACTACCGCCTGCGCGACAACACTCTGGTAACCGACTACGACCAGCGCGTGGCGGCCGACAAGGCGAAGATCATCGCTGCCAATCAAGCCTGCCGCGCACCCTTCCCCCAGGATGACTTCATGGACGCCGCGAGCGGCAACACGATTTCGTCCTGGGCGTACTTCGATCCGAACTGCCTGTACCAGTCGTTCCGTGGCAGCCTCGACAGCGGGTTGGATCCGGGTTTCCAGGACCCAAACAATGTCGACATCACCGAGAAGAGCAGAGCGCTCTACCTCATGGGGGAGTTCAGCAGCAGCCTGTTTGGTTTGCCGGTGACCGGCAACCTCGGCCTGCGCTGGGTCAAGACCGATGTTCGCTCCGAAGGCGTGCGTACCGGCCTGCGTCTCGAGGACAACGGTGACGGGACGATCCGCCTGCAACCCACCGGCGAGTACAGCACGCAGGTGTTCAAGGCGGGCAACGACAAGCTGCTGCCCAGCCTCAACGCAGCCTTCGAGCTGCGCCCGGACGTGTTGCTGCGGGTCGGTGCGTACCGCGCGATGTCCCGCCCGGACATTTCGGCACTGGGAGCGGGGCGCACCATCAACGTGAGCAGTGATGCCACCTACGGCAATCTGGCCGACGCGCTCGATGACATCAGTGCCAGTGGCAACCCCGCTGCGCAGCCGCTGATGTCCTGGAATGGCGACCTCTCCCTGGAGTGGTACCCGAACCCGGACACGATGCTGGCCGGCGCGGTGTACTGGAAGCAGTTCAACGGCGGCACCGCCACTGCGCTGGTGCCGGAGACCTACACCATCGACGGCCAGAGCGTGACCGTGCCGGTGCGGCAGCAGGTGACCACCGACGAGGACAGCACGCTGACCGGCTTCGAGCTGACCGCCACCCATCGACTGTCGTACCTGCCCAAGCCGTTCGACGGACTGGGCTTCAAGGTCAGCTACAACTATGCCGACGCCGACTACCGGACCCAGGATTCACGGCTGGGTGAGCAGCTGGCCAGTGATGGCACGATCATTCCGGCGATCGTGCCGCCGGCGGGTCTCAGCGGCTTCTCGCGGCACGTCCTGTCCGGCTCGATCTACTGGGACGTCGGGCGCTTCAACATCCAGGCCGTCGGCAAGTTCCGCTCGCACTACTACCAGGACTTCACCGGCAACACCGCGCAGCAGAACCGCTACTACGATGACAACACCAGCGTGGACCTGCGCCTGCGCTACCGGGTGAACAAGCAGTTGTCGCTGTCGCTGGAGCTGATGAACCTGACCAACGAGCCGCGCGTGGCCTACCAGCCGCTCTATGGGAACTTCCGCGAAGTGGTGACCTACGGGCGGCGTGCGTATTTCGGTGTACGATACAAGTTCTGA
- a CDS encoding polysaccharide lyase 6 family protein produces the protein MVICLTTSAASAASWLVHDVAEYTTAASALQPGDEIVLADGIWIDARLLLKGQGTAAAPITLRAQTAGKVVLSGRSDLRLAGSYLQVSNLVFRNGYTPGDAVVAFRESSRAVASHSRVTGLVIDDYTNPDASDQDYWVSLYGNHNRLDHSQLRGKTNAGPTVVVVRDATQGLDNQHRIDHNWFGPRPALGVNGGETIRVGTSDTSLSNSNSTVENNWFEGCDGETEIISSKSGGNTYRGNVFYRSAGALTLRHGNGNRVIDNVFLGDDKAGTGGVRIINADQTVSNNYFERLAGSSNRSALAVMDGQSNPPLSGYAPVVNATISRNTFVDVAKISFGVGHDATKGIDVAASSSRFSDNLIVNRTSRNPPTAASSLTGISFSGNVQSPQASSVFPSGVESRTVTLQQAASGLWVANPALPATGADPALAMTAREATGVDWYPKAGEVALSRTSTGVDR, from the coding sequence TTGGTAATCTGCCTGACCACTTCTGCGGCAAGTGCAGCCAGCTGGCTCGTCCACGATGTCGCTGAGTACACCACCGCTGCGTCAGCGCTGCAGCCCGGCGATGAAATCGTGCTGGCCGATGGCATCTGGATCGACGCCCGTCTCCTGCTGAAAGGTCAGGGCACAGCGGCAGCGCCGATCACGCTGCGCGCGCAGACCGCCGGCAAGGTCGTCCTCAGCGGACGCTCGGACCTGCGCCTGGCGGGGAGCTACCTGCAGGTGTCCAACCTGGTGTTCCGCAACGGCTATACACCGGGTGATGCGGTGGTGGCGTTCCGCGAGTCGAGCAGGGCCGTCGCCAGCCACAGCCGCGTCACCGGGCTGGTCATCGATGACTACACCAACCCCGATGCCAGCGACCAGGACTACTGGGTATCGCTGTACGGCAACCACAACCGCCTCGACCACAGCCAGCTGCGCGGCAAGACCAATGCCGGGCCGACCGTGGTGGTGGTGCGCGATGCCACCCAGGGCCTGGACAACCAGCACCGCATCGACCACAACTGGTTCGGTCCGCGCCCGGCACTGGGCGTCAACGGCGGCGAAACGATCCGCGTCGGCACCAGCGACACCTCGCTGAGCAATTCCAACAGCACGGTGGAAAACAACTGGTTTGAGGGCTGCGACGGCGAAACCGAGATCATTTCCAGCAAATCCGGCGGCAATACCTATCGCGGAAACGTGTTCTACCGTTCGGCCGGTGCGCTCACGCTGCGCCATGGCAACGGTAACCGCGTGATCGACAACGTCTTCCTGGGCGATGACAAGGCCGGCACTGGCGGCGTGAGGATCATCAATGCCGACCAGACCGTCAGCAACAACTACTTCGAGCGCCTCGCCGGGTCCAGCAACCGCTCGGCGCTGGCGGTGATGGATGGCCAGTCCAACCCGCCGCTGTCCGGCTATGCGCCGGTGGTCAACGCCACCATCAGCCGCAACACCTTCGTGGACGTGGCGAAGATCAGCTTCGGGGTGGGCCATGACGCGACCAAGGGCATCGATGTGGCCGCCAGCAGCAGTCGCTTCAGTGACAACCTGATCGTCAACCGCACCAGCAGGAACCCCCCAACGGCCGCCAGTTCCCTGACCGGCATCAGCTTCAGCGGCAATGTGCAGTCGCCGCAGGCCAGTAGTGTGTTCCCCAGCGGCGTCGAAAGCCGCACCGTCACCCTCCAGCAGGCCGCCAGCGGATTGTGGGTGGCCAACCCTGCCCTGCCCGCTACCGGCGCCGATCCCGCGCTGGCGATGACTGCTCGCGAGGCAACGGGCGTGGACTGGTATCCCAAGGCAGGCGAGGTTGCCTTGTCACGCACCAGCACCGGAGTTGATCGATGA